In Desulfoferula mesophila, the genomic window CGGCCCCCACGGCCGCTATTACCTGGTGTTCGCCCGCACCGGGCCGGGGCCCAAGGCGGCGGGCATCAGCGCCTTTTTGCTGGACCGCCACGCCGAGGGGGTGGTCTTCACGCCGCCGGAGAAGAAGATGGGCCTGCACGGCTCCATCACCAGCCAGATGTTCTTGGACAACGCCTTCGTGCCCGAGAACATGCGCCTGTGGCCCGAGGGGGAGGGTTGGCGGGTATTGGCCGACGTGTCCAACCCCATGCGGGTGTGGGGCGCGGCCTCCTTGGCCCTGGGCACCGCCCAGGGGGTGCTCAACGACTGCCTGGAGCACGCCACCAAACATCGCCTGTTCTCCGAACAGGCCGTCGCTTTCGTTTTGGCCGACATGGAGATGAACATCGAGGCCTGCCGCAGCTTGAATTACCGCGTCTGCCGCCTGGTGGAGGATCACCGCTCCAGCGCCCGCCAGGTGGAATCCATGGTCTCCATGGCCAAATGCTATGCCGCCGACACGGCCATGAAGGTGGCCGATCTGGCCTCCAACGTCTTGGGCAACGAGATGGCGCGGGCCGACAACGCCTCGGCCCAGCTTTTCCGCGTGGCCAAGGGCATCCAGATTTTCGACGGCAGCAACCAGATCCAACGCCTGATCGTGGCCCGCAATCTGGCCGCCAAGGGCAGGGAGCTAGTTTAGGACGCCCGGTGAACCGGGACAAACGCATACCAGGCCCAAACCGAGGGGACCGTGGGACGGCCCCTACTATTTGAGGGAGGATTAAGACAAATGGATTTCAAGCTGAGCGAAGAGCTGACCATGTTGCGCGACATGGTGGCCGATTTTGGCAAGGAGCAAATCGCCCCCTATGCCGACGAATGGGACGAAAAGCACTACTTCCCCTATGAGGAAGTGGTCAAGCCCATGGCCGAGTTGGGCCTGTTCGGCACGGTGATTCCCGAAGAATACGGCGGCAACGAGATGGGCTGGCTGGCGGCCATGATCATCACCGAGGAGATCGCCCGCGCCAGTAGCAGCCTCAGGGTGCAGATCAACATGAACACCCTGGGCTGCGCCTTCACCATCTACCGCTACGGCACCGAAGAGGCCAAGAAGAAGTACATAGAAAAGCTGGTCACCGCCGAGTACATGGGCGGCTTCGGCATCACCGAGCCCAACGCCGGCTCCGACGTCATGTCCATGAAGTCCACCGCCGAGGACAAGGGCGACCACTGGGTGCTCAACGGCTCCAAGACCTGGATCTCCAACGCCTCCACCGCCCACTGCGTGATCTACTACGCCTACGCCACCGTGGAGGACAAGAAGAAGCTGTGCGCCTTCGTGGTTGAGCTGCGCAACGCCGACGGCACCCAGGCCGAGGGCGTGAGCGTGACCGACCTGGACAAGATGGGCAGCCGCTCCAGCCCCACCGGCGAGATCTACCTGGACAACGTGAAGGTGCCCAAGGAGAACCTGTTGGGCAAGGTGGGCGACGGCGCCAAGATCGTCTTCGGCTCTCTGAACCAGACCCGCCTTTCGGCCGCGGCCGGCGGCGTGGGCCTGGCCCAGGCCTGCCTGGACGAGTCCATCAAGTACGCCAACGAGCGCGAGCAGTTCGGCAAGCCCATCGCCGCGCAGCAGATGATCCAAGACCAGATCGCCCAGATGGCCATCGAGATCGAGGCCGCCCGCCTTCTGGTCTACAAGGCCGCCGTGCAAAAGGACGACGGCATGCTGGGCAACACCCTGGAAGTGGCCATGGCCAAGTACAAGGCCGGCGAGACGGCCA contains:
- a CDS encoding acyl-CoA dehydrogenase family protein, translated to MLFLTPEQHDIHQRIKALVREKIAPLARHIEATPEFSQEAYEALAGEKLFCLSMPKEYGGMEGDATSLALMVETIATASPSAALMVFVTNAVVRTIAITGTREQKKRLFGELKTGDQPMGFCLTEPDYGSDAAGLQTKAEPTEGGYLLSGSKVYITIGPHGRYYLVFARTGPGPKAAGISAFLLDRHAEGVVFTPPEKKMGLHGSITSQMFLDNAFVPENMRLWPEGEGWRVLADVSNPMRVWGAASLALGTAQGVLNDCLEHATKHRLFSEQAVAFVLADMEMNIEACRSLNYRVCRLVEDHRSSARQVESMVSMAKCYAADTAMKVADLASNVLGNEMARADNASAQLFRVAKGIQIFDGSNQIQRLIVARNLAAKGRELV
- the acd gene encoding glutaryl-CoA dehydrogenase Acd, encoding MDFKLSEELTMLRDMVADFGKEQIAPYADEWDEKHYFPYEEVVKPMAELGLFGTVIPEEYGGNEMGWLAAMIITEEIARASSSLRVQINMNTLGCAFTIYRYGTEEAKKKYIEKLVTAEYMGGFGITEPNAGSDVMSMKSTAEDKGDHWVLNGSKTWISNASTAHCVIYYAYATVEDKKKLCAFVVELRNADGTQAEGVSVTDLDKMGSRSSPTGEIYLDNVKVPKENLLGKVGDGAKIVFGSLNQTRLSAAAGGVGLAQACLDESIKYANEREQFGKPIAAQQMIQDQIAQMAIEIEAARLLVYKAAVQKDDGMLGNTLEVAMAKYKAGETANMCAGYAMRILGAYGYSTEYPVARFYRDAPTYFMVEGSANICKFITALDALGIRKANR